A single Bacillus sp. HMF5848 DNA region contains:
- the yfcE gene encoding phosphodiesterase, translating into MKLGFISDTHGGYEDLVQALNLLGGSEQICHLGDVLYHGPRNDIPETYNPKKIIEILKDRTDIVYVRGNCDADVDETVLEHDLSNKSRVVTFDNIKFYLVHGYEETEGERIQEAKKLGCRVVVSGHTHVKVLKEKDGVIVLNPGSTTIPKDGAKSIALYENGKIIILNLDNHSVIESLKL; encoded by the coding sequence ATGAAATTAGGATTTATAAGTGATACGCATGGAGGATATGAAGATTTAGTTCAAGCATTAAATCTTCTTGGAGGTTCTGAGCAAATCTGTCATTTAGGAGATGTTCTTTATCATGGCCCAAGAAATGATATTCCAGAAACCTATAACCCTAAAAAAATAATCGAAATTCTTAAGGATCGAACAGATATTGTCTATGTTCGCGGAAATTGTGATGCGGATGTTGATGAGACAGTTTTAGAACACGATCTTTCTAATAAATCAAGGGTAGTTACCTTCGACAACATTAAATTTTATCTTGTGCATGGATATGAAGAAACGGAAGGTGAGCGAATACAAGAAGCAAAAAAATTGGGTTGTCGTGTTGTTGTATCCGGTCATACACATGTTAAAGTACTTAAAGAAAAAGATGGGGTTATTGTACTTAATCCTGGAAGTACGACTATCCCTAAAGATGGTGCAAAATCAATCGCCTTATATGAAAATGGAAAAATTATAATTTTGAATCTTGACAATCATTCTGTAATTGAAAGCCTAAAGCTTTAA
- a CDS encoding class I SAM-dependent methyltransferase, with protein sequence MIKDLIKYLEKPTLYAKSTCEFWNDEHISKGMLEAHLHPTWEAASRSHDFIDKSVDWIAEIIPLSTYKNFLDLGCGPGLYTERLYKRGYNITGIDFSKRSIQYANQKAVQNNQDINYIYTDYLKMDFHEEFEAVLLIYCDFAVLSDVQRESLLQKVYNSLKPGGVFIFDVFTAKEFEGKTENHTWHISEGNDFWMREKHIRFESHFVYEGDVRLDQNVLIDKEGQVSIFRNWFKGFTKETIIAEVERSGFQMCDIYADATGKSCFKDSSTLCIVAKK encoded by the coding sequence ATGATAAAGGACTTAATTAAATATTTAGAAAAACCTACGCTTTATGCAAAAAGCACATGTGAATTTTGGAATGATGAGCATATTTCAAAGGGGATGCTAGAAGCGCATTTGCATCCTACTTGGGAAGCAGCTAGTAGGAGTCATGACTTTATCGACAAATCAGTAGACTGGATAGCCGAGATCATACCATTATCGACTTATAAAAATTTCCTCGATTTAGGCTGTGGCCCTGGTTTATACACTGAAAGGTTGTATAAAAGAGGGTACAATATTACTGGTATTGATTTTTCCAAGAGGTCTATTCAATACGCAAACCAAAAAGCAGTCCAAAACAACCAAGATATAAACTACATCTACACAGATTATTTAAAGATGGACTTTCATGAAGAATTTGAAGCAGTACTATTAATCTACTGTGACTTTGCGGTTTTATCAGATGTCCAAAGAGAGAGTTTATTGCAAAAAGTATATAACTCTTTAAAGCCGGGAGGTGTGTTTATTTTTGATGTTTTTACCGCAAAAGAGTTTGAAGGCAAAACAGAAAATCATACATGGCACATAAGTGAAGGAAATGATTTTTGGATGCGAGAGAAGCATATTCGCTTCGAATCTCATTTTGTTTATGAAGGTGATGTTAGATTGGATCAAAATGTATTAATTGATAAGGAAGGACAAGTATCTATATTCAGGAATTGGTTTAAGGGCTTTACAAAAGAAACTATAATCGCAGAGGTAGAACGAAGTGGTTTTCAGATGTGTGATATATATGCCGACGCAACAGGTAAGTCTTGTTTTAAAGACTCTAGTACACTATGCATTGTCGCAAAAAAATAG
- a CDS encoding GNAT family N-acetyltransferase produces the protein MIIAETMRLLLRTLEVEDIDALMNFWGDEEVMKYCGGAGTREREERALAFYINLQNEREYSPYAVILKENGNFIGVCGFNPPYDHEYMELMYHFAKDYWGKGYATEAAKACLQYAIEHLRSDKIVAFIDPNNQGSENVLRKLGFTYKGLKWHGGSKKEEPYFEWKYTEGIIKK, from the coding sequence GTGATTATTGCTGAAACGATGAGGTTGTTATTAAGAACATTGGAGGTAGAGGATATTGATGCCCTCATGAACTTCTGGGGAGATGAAGAAGTTATGAAATACTGCGGCGGAGCAGGTACTAGAGAAAGGGAGGAACGGGCTCTTGCGTTCTATATTAATCTTCAAAATGAAAGAGAATATTCACCTTATGCGGTCATTTTAAAGGAAAATGGCAACTTTATTGGTGTATGTGGGTTTAATCCTCCTTACGATCATGAATATATGGAACTCATGTATCATTTTGCAAAAGATTACTGGGGAAAGGGGTATGCTACGGAGGCAGCAAAGGCATGTCTTCAATACGCTATTGAACATTTAAGGTCTGATAAGATAGTTGCTTTTATCGACCCTAATAATCAAGGATCGGAAAATGTTTTGAGGAAATTAGGTTTTACGTATAAGGGGTTGAAGTGGCATGGAGGTAGCAAAAAAGAAGAGCCATATTTTGAGTGGAAGTATACCGAGGGCATAATCAAAAAATAG
- a CDS encoding serine hydrolase, with product MRVLFDNEVLKSYVKSKPNLVLTIGTYKDGKHEISKIGSAFSNFEPEYTIYEIGSITKVFTSSLLAKAIDENKIHLDDSITEYVPSLSDNKYLMKDPITIRHLTTHTSGLPSLPLKFTFQLLFSKKIRTNPYLYFTDDDLLDFIKKYRFPIERRSFQYSNLGVGLLGYILSSLYDDDYETVVQNEICKPLHLENTAIHLSTEQYKQLIPCFNNRNKKVGNWDFKSLHGAGALKSTAKDLLIFLACHIGESRDTLNNIFSLTHEIQYKEKSDLNVGMNWIVNQKKDIFWHNGGTAGYSSFVGFSKQKQTGMVILSNYETSFSKKESLDTVGFELLDRLCAK from the coding sequence ATGAGAGTACTTTTTGATAATGAGGTGTTAAAGTCTTATGTTAAAAGTAAACCTAACCTAGTTTTAACTATAGGCACATATAAAGATGGCAAGCATGAAATCTCTAAGATTGGGAGTGCTTTTTCAAACTTTGAACCCGAATATACGATATATGAAATTGGTTCAATCACAAAGGTATTTACCAGCTCTCTATTAGCAAAAGCAATAGACGAAAATAAAATACACCTTGATGACTCCATAACAGAATACGTACCATCTTTATCCGACAATAAATATTTAATGAAAGACCCTATCACGATTCGTCACTTAACAACCCATACATCTGGATTACCTTCATTGCCTTTAAAGTTTACGTTCCAATTGCTCTTTTCAAAAAAAATAAGAACAAATCCTTATTTATATTTTACGGACGACGATTTGTTGGATTTTATCAAGAAATATAGATTCCCTATTGAACGAAGAAGCTTTCAGTATTCAAACTTAGGTGTGGGATTACTAGGGTATATTCTATCAAGCCTATATGATGATGATTATGAAACAGTTGTACAAAATGAAATTTGCAAACCTTTACATTTGGAGAACACAGCCATTCACTTATCAACAGAGCAGTATAAGCAACTAATCCCATGCTTCAACAATAGAAATAAAAAGGTGGGAAACTGGGACTTTAAATCACTCCACGGGGCAGGAGCTCTAAAATCAACAGCAAAAGATCTCTTAATATTTTTAGCTTGCCATATTGGTGAAAGCCGAGATACTTTAAACAATATCTTCTCCTTAACTCATGAAATTCAATATAAAGAAAAAAGTGATTTAAACGTAGGGATGAATTGGATAGTTAATCAAAAGAAAGATATTTTTTGGCACAATGGCGGAACAGCTGGTTATTCAAGCTTCGTGGGCTTCAGCAAACAAAAACAAACTGGAATGGTAATTTTATCAAACTATGAAACAAGTTTTTCAAAAAAAGAATCACTTGATACTGTTGGGTTCGAGCTATTAGACCGACTTTGTGCAAAGTAG
- the psiE gene encoding phosphate-starvation-inducible protein PsiE → MKSKMGSIVKTAPKIFQIILNVSLIILAAILCLLLLKELFAFAIVLLSEGTNDYKEFLARILVFFLYFEFIAMIVKYFKEDYHFPLRYFMYIGITAMVRLIIVDYDNPMDTLLYALVILVLIIGYFIMNKTPRERP, encoded by the coding sequence ATGAAAAGCAAAATGGGATCTATAGTGAAAACAGCTCCAAAAATATTTCAGATAATTTTAAACGTTTCTCTTATTATTTTAGCGGCAATCCTTTGCTTATTATTGTTAAAGGAATTGTTTGCTTTCGCTATTGTTTTACTATCTGAAGGCACCAACGATTACAAGGAATTTTTGGCGAGAATTCTTGTTTTCTTTTTATACTTTGAGTTTATTGCCATGATTGTTAAGTATTTTAAAGAGGATTATCATTTCCCTCTGCGCTATTTTATGTACATAGGTATTACGGCCATGGTGAGGTTAATCATTGTTGATTACGATAATCCCATGGATACATTACTTTATGCGTTGGTAATATTAGTACTCATAATCGGATACTTTATCATGAATAAAACACCACGAGAAAGACCATGA
- a CDS encoding sodium:calcium antiporter, with the protein MVYLIFGIAAIAIIFLAVKLSVYADTIEEKAKVSGILIALLLGGATSLPEITTSVTSIVISNPNLAVGNVLGSNFYNILILACIDIFFRKHQLFNYSSRDNTYSAVLILFLSTLIALSILLRIPYNIFGVGLDTIALIVSYFIGMKLISKYSPSSVSIVENTATNDAAIKKKDIPLKTAIAGFIIVSIFVMIFGTALTITADKIAVLTGLGSTFVGSFLVAASTSLPEAVSVSIAIKLRNYKLAIGGILGSNLFNLLIFAFTDIMYRDGAILFHSSGTHLYTVLASIVLVGVCLYALIRKQSLSRLTYIVPSVKIVVIYFIASYVIYVSSAG; encoded by the coding sequence TTGGTATATTTGATTTTTGGTATAGCCGCGATTGCCATTATTTTTCTTGCTGTAAAGTTATCTGTATATGCAGATACGATTGAGGAAAAGGCAAAAGTAAGTGGTATACTTATCGCGTTGTTGCTTGGAGGGGCTACAAGCCTTCCTGAAATTACAACAAGCGTTACATCTATCGTCATTTCTAACCCGAACCTTGCCGTAGGTAATGTTTTAGGGTCTAACTTTTACAATATTTTAATTCTGGCCTGTATTGACATTTTCTTTAGAAAACATCAGTTATTTAATTATTCAAGTCGAGATAATACGTATTCAGCCGTATTGATTTTGTTTCTTTCTACACTGATTGCACTTTCAATTTTGTTAAGAATACCTTACAACATATTCGGTGTCGGATTAGACACAATCGCCTTAATTGTCTCTTATTTTATAGGCATGAAGCTTATATCTAAATATTCACCTTCATCTGTATCTATTGTCGAAAACACAGCTACCAATGATGCTGCAATTAAAAAGAAAGACATCCCATTGAAGACGGCAATTGCAGGATTTATTATTGTTTCTATCTTCGTAATGATATTTGGAACAGCTTTAACAATAACGGCTGATAAGATAGCTGTTTTAACCGGTTTAGGAAGCACTTTTGTTGGGTCTTTTCTTGTAGCAGCTAGTACATCTTTACCTGAAGCTGTGTCGGTATCGATTGCTATTAAGCTTAGAAACTATAAACTTGCTATCGGTGGGATCTTAGGAAGTAATTTATTTAACCTATTGATTTTTGCTTTTACAGATATTATGTATAGAGATGGGGCTATCTTGTTCCATTCTAGTGGTACGCATCTTTATACTGTTCTAGCTTCGATCGTACTTGTTGGGGTATGTTTGTATGCATTGATAAGAAAGCAATCCTTAAGTAGGTTGACTTATATTGTGCCTTCGGTAAAGATTGTTGTGATTTATTTCATCGCAAGTTATGTCATTTACGTCAGTTCTGCTGGATAA
- a CDS encoding xanthine phosphoribosyltransferase, with product MEQLQKAIEERGSVLTDGVLKVDQFLNHQVDTNLMINIGKEFVRRFQDCKITRVLTIESSGIAPSFMAANELNVPLVFARKKKSLTMTNDVYISSVYSFTKQETNEITVSKNFLSPDDHVLIIDDFLANGQAALGLADIVKQAGATVVGFGIVIEKSFQCGRAKLEEEGYRVESLARIKSLQNSQIKFLQEEVITK from the coding sequence ATGGAGCAATTACAGAAAGCAATTGAGGAAAGAGGATCTGTTTTAACAGATGGTGTACTAAAGGTTGATCAATTTTTAAATCATCAAGTTGATACAAATCTCATGATTAATATTGGTAAGGAGTTTGTTAGAAGATTTCAAGATTGTAAAATTACGAGAGTTTTAACGATCGAATCCTCTGGGATAGCACCAAGTTTTATGGCAGCAAATGAATTAAACGTACCACTTGTTTTTGCTAGGAAGAAAAAGTCACTCACGATGACAAATGATGTTTATATAAGTAGTGTGTATTCTTTTACAAAACAAGAAACGAATGAAATCACGGTTTCGAAAAACTTTTTATCACCGGATGATCATGTATTAATCATAGATGATTTTCTTGCAAATGGGCAGGCTGCACTAGGCTTAGCTGACATTGTAAAACAGGCTGGTGCCACAGTTGTTGGGTTTGGAATTGTGATTGAAAAGTCCTTTCAATGTGGACGAGCAAAGCTTGAAGAAGAAGGATATAGAGTGGAATCATTAGCTCGTATAAAGTCTTTGCAAAATTCACAAATCAAGTTTTTACAAGAAGAAGTAATAACAAAATAA
- a CDS encoding NCS2 family permease, whose product MKNTVCYPWYKKEDTDAFFALFQNNLANFVIIAVTMLGMGFPGSIVFGKVIPGAAVAVMVGNLYYAYMANRLAQKEGRTDVTALSYGISTPVMFVFLFGVLAPAKALTNDPELAWKIAVAAAFLSGLVEVLVSITGNWIRNQIPRPAMLGALAGVALTFIAGEMLFNTFSIPVVGLVTLVIIIVGVVGKMAMPFKIPTSLFAIVIGTVLAFTLGYQSTDKIAEGLANVGFYPMLPSLAAFEGMSYLFTALVGLLAVILPITLYNAIETMNNVDAMAAAGDSYDVRECQAVDGVGTMLGAVFGGLFPTTVYIATVGSKSMGAGRGYSILNAIVFGLAAMTGIVAALAAIIPIAAVAPILVFVGISMVGTAYQSNEAKYFPAVAIAMLPYFANYVMTRFNKAAGDTVANISEGIVPLGQGAMFTAIVLGAITVFIIDKQFVKASIFSVVGASLSFVGLMHAPKLAINAAPQYSMAYLLVAVFLVYCAYQHASSKASEAEPTAIKQSVAS is encoded by the coding sequence ATGAAAAATACAGTTTGCTATCCTTGGTATAAAAAAGAAGATACAGATGCTTTCTTTGCATTGTTTCAAAACAACTTAGCCAATTTTGTCATTATTGCTGTTACGATGCTAGGAATGGGCTTCCCTGGTAGCATAGTATTTGGGAAAGTAATTCCAGGTGCTGCCGTAGCAGTAATGGTGGGAAATTTATATTATGCTTATATGGCTAATCGTCTTGCACAAAAAGAAGGAAGAACGGATGTCACTGCATTGTCTTATGGTATAAGTACCCCTGTTATGTTTGTATTTTTGTTTGGCGTTCTAGCACCAGCGAAGGCACTGACGAATGATCCTGAACTTGCTTGGAAAATAGCTGTAGCTGCTGCCTTTTTAAGTGGATTGGTTGAGGTGTTAGTAAGCATTACAGGAAACTGGATTCGTAATCAAATTCCTAGGCCTGCCATGCTTGGAGCGCTTGCAGGTGTAGCACTTACTTTTATTGCTGGAGAGATGTTATTTAATACATTTTCTATTCCTGTTGTTGGTCTTGTGACACTTGTTATTATTATTGTTGGCGTAGTCGGTAAAATGGCAATGCCGTTTAAAATTCCTACGTCATTATTTGCCATTGTCATTGGTACGGTATTAGCTTTCACCTTAGGCTACCAATCTACCGATAAAATTGCAGAAGGACTTGCCAATGTAGGTTTTTATCCGATGTTACCGAGCTTAGCTGCTTTTGAGGGGATGAGCTATTTATTTACAGCATTAGTTGGATTACTTGCCGTTATTTTACCAATTACGTTATACAATGCTATTGAAACGATGAACAATGTAGATGCTATGGCTGCAGCTGGTGATTCGTATGATGTACGTGAGTGTCAGGCTGTAGACGGTGTAGGTACAATGCTTGGAGCTGTCTTTGGTGGATTATTCCCAACTACTGTATATATTGCGACTGTTGGTTCAAAATCAATGGGGGCAGGTCGCGGGTATAGTATTCTAAATGCGATTGTGTTCGGTCTAGCAGCGATGACAGGCATTGTTGCTGCCTTAGCTGCTATTATCCCGATTGCTGCTGTTGCGCCAATCTTAGTATTTGTAGGGATTTCGATGGTTGGTACAGCTTACCAATCCAATGAAGCGAAGTATTTCCCAGCTGTTGCTATTGCCATGCTGCCATATTTTGCGAACTATGTAATGACAAGATTTAATAAAGCAGCGGGTGATACTGTTGCGAATATCTCAGAAGGGATTGTCCCGCTAGGCCAAGGAGCTATGTTTACTGCTATTGTTTTAGGTGCTATTACGGTGTTTATTATTGATAAACAATTTGTGAAGGCAAGTATTTTTTCAGTAGTAGGTGCTTCTTTATCTTTCGTAGGACTTATGCATGCACCAAAATTAGCAATTAATGCTGCGCCACAGTATTCAATGGCTTACTTGTTAGTCGCAGTCTTCCTTGTGTATTGCGCTTATCAGCATGCTAGCAGTAAAGCAAGTGAAGCGGAGCCTACAGCAATTAAGCAAAGTGTGGCTTCTTAA
- a CDS encoding DsrE family protein, whose translation MNYADLLITLTSHENDANNVTIAFTMGVKALEKGHSVEILLLSNGVFLAEKGYGDKIDIGAPFKPIKEILPVYLENGGKLKVCSSCMEHNDVRKDNIIAGAEVISAEYVIDALMNSKKSLQLN comes from the coding sequence ATGAATTATGCAGATTTATTAATCACTTTAACTTCTCACGAAAACGATGCAAACAATGTAACAATTGCTTTTACAATGGGGGTAAAGGCGTTAGAAAAAGGGCATAGTGTCGAAATACTATTACTATCAAATGGAGTTTTTTTAGCAGAAAAGGGGTATGGAGATAAAATTGACATCGGTGCTCCCTTCAAGCCAATAAAAGAAATCTTACCTGTGTATTTAGAGAATGGGGGCAAATTAAAAGTTTGTTCATCATGCATGGAGCATAATGATGTACGTAAGGACAATATTATTGCTGGAGCAGAAGTTATTTCTGCAGAGTATGTTATTGATGCCTTAATGAATTCTAAGAAAAGCTTACAGTTGAATTAA